The Negativicutes bacterium genome contains a region encoding:
- the raiA gene encoding ribosome-associated translation inhibitor RaiA, with protein sequence MNLQFKAKHFTPNENQIGYASKKLCKFDKLLNREIEAAVNCSRVKDQERVEITITAAGFRLRAEVIAPEFYAAFDAAVDTLERQLDKYKTRWNTKRKSGDSIRTGAWLPEEKSPAERELEDPEIIRVKRFALKPISPEEAIMEMEMLAHTFYMFLNAETEEVNVVYRRNDGKYGLIEPELK encoded by the coding sequence ATGAACCTACAGTTCAAAGCGAAACATTTTACTCCCAACGAAAACCAGATCGGTTACGCAAGCAAAAAACTTTGTAAATTTGACAAATTGCTCAACCGGGAAATCGAAGCCGCGGTCAACTGCAGCAGAGTCAAAGATCAGGAGCGAGTTGAGATCACGATCACAGCGGCCGGGTTCCGTCTGCGCGCCGAAGTCATTGCGCCTGAATTTTATGCCGCCTTCGATGCTGCTGTGGACACATTGGAAAGACAATTGGATAAATATAAAACACGCTGGAATACCAAGCGCAAGAGCGGAGATTCCATCCGCACCGGCGCTTGGCTGCCGGAAGAGAAAAGTCCGGCAGAGAGAGAACTCGAAGATCCGGAAATCATCCGTGTCAAACGATTTGCCTTAAAGCCAATCAGTCCGGAAGAAGCCATTATGGAAATGGAAATGCTGGCGCATACCTTCTATATGTTCCTTAACGCCGAGACCGAAGAAGTGAATGTGGTTTATCGCCGTAACGATGGCAAGTATGGTTTGATCGAACCGGAACTGAAGTAA